From a single Aspergillus puulaauensis MK2 DNA, chromosome 2, nearly complete sequence genomic region:
- a CDS encoding uncharacterized protein (COG:E;~EggNog:ENOG410PJ18;~InterPro:IPR013057;~PFAM:PF01490;~TransMembrane:10 (o75-95i125-148o154-173i185-206o233-255i267-288o308-327i348-369o375-401i413-438o);~antiSMASH:Cluster_2.12) yields MAGEPDPENIITPAQSHVGKGLDKKTIQDDAVFGEIQEGGVNYRDVGWKGTTALMLKTQMGLGVLSIPQVFDTLGIIPGIIIVLAVSFMTGWSNWMVGVFKLRHPEVYGIDDVGRMLFGRVGFELLGAAYSLFWIFVSGSAMLSISIALNALSSHAICTAIYVVIAAIIGFVLSSIQTLARMSWLAWVGTICIILSVSIVTIAVGVQGHPPAIDGIIPEPDYKLFGSPTFTDAMSAISTVCLSYAGTPAFFNIVAEMKDQRLYNRSLAVSQSIITIVYIVCGTVVYLYCGSHVASPALGSAGVLIKKICYGIALPGLIVSEVVLLHLPAKHILVRILRGSKHLTTHTTIHWVTWLGSTFTVSLIAYIIASGIPVFSGLVSLVGALFATSLIFQPMGCMWLYDNWGTGPDGKSVWWLVKAAWSCFIIAVGCFLTVGGTYGSIVSIRSSYDESGGSAAWSCANNDL; encoded by the exons ATGGCAGGTGAACCCGATCCCGAGAATATAATCACCCCGGCCCAATCGCACGTCGGTAAAGGGCTCGACAAGAAGACGATCCAGGACGATGCCGTTTTCGGAGAGATCCAAGAAGGCGGCGTCAACTATCGCGAC GTCGGGTGGAAGGGGACTACGGCCCTGATGTTGAAGACTCAGATGGGACTGGGCGTGCTATCCATTCCCCAGGTCTTCGATACTCTGGGTATAATACCGGGGATTATCATCGTGCTCGCGGTATCCTTCATGACGGGGTGGTCGAACTGGATGGTTGGAGTCTTTAAACTCCGCCATCCGGAAGTATACGGCATTGATGATGTTGGAAGGATGCTATTTGGCCGTGTTGGCTTCGAGCTGCTGGGTGCTGCGTATAGTCTGT TCTGGATCTTTGTGTCCGGTTCGGCAATGTTAAGCATCTCGATTGCTCTCAACGCACTATCCTCCCACGCAATTTGTACTGCGATTTACGTGGTTATTGCTGCCATCATTGGGTTCGTCCTTTCAAGCATCCAAACCCTCGCTCGCATGAGCTGGCTTGCTTGGGTGGGTACAATATGCATAATCCTTTCAG TGTCCATTGTCACCATTGCCGTTGGAGTCCAAGGTCATCCTCCCGCAATAGATGGTATTATCCCTGAGCCCGACTACAAATTGTTCGGCAGCCCGACTTTTACCGATGCCATGAGTGCTATCTCAACTGTGTGTTTGAGCTATGCTGGGACTCCCGCTTTCTTTAACATTGTCGCGGAAATGAAAGACCAACGGCTCTATAATCGGTCGCTGGCTGTGAGTCAGAGCATTATTACAATTGTCTATATTGTCTGCGGAACAGTTGTATATCTTTACTGTGGATCACACGTTGCATCCCCAGCGCTTGGTTCAGCAGGGGTACTCATCAAGAAAATATGTTATGGCATTGCTTTACCAGGCCTGATTGTTTCAGAAGTAGTGTTACTTCAT TTACCCGCAAAACATATTCTGGTCCGCATTCTTCGCGGCTCCAAACATCTAACAACCCACACCACAATCCACTGGGTAACATGGCTAGGCTCCACATTCACCGTCTCACTAATAGCCTACATAATCGCCAGCGGGATTCCCGTTTTCAGCGGCCTTGTCTCCCTAGTCGGTGCCCTTTTCGCAACCTCGCTCATCTTCCAGCCCATGGGTTGTATGTGGCTGTACGATAACTGGGGCACTGGCCCGGATGGGAAATCAGTCTGGTGGTTGGTCAAGGCGGCCTGGAGCTGTTTTATCATTGCGGTTGGGTGTTTCCTCACTGTTGGTGGGACATACGGCTCTATTGTTAGCATTAGGAGTTCTTATGATGAGAGTGGCGGGTCGGCGGCATGGTCCTGTGCTAATAATGATCTATGA
- a CDS encoding cytochrome P450 (COG:Q;~EggNog:ENOG410PUIW;~InterPro:IPR001128,IPR017972,IPR002401,IPR036396;~PFAM:PF00067;~SECRETED:SignalP(1-22);~SMCOG1034:cytochrome P450;~antiSMASH:Cluster_2.12;~go_function: GO:0005506 - iron ion binding [Evidence IEA];~go_function: GO:0016705 - oxidoreductase activity, acting on paired donors, with incorporation or reduction of molecular oxygen [Evidence IEA];~go_function: GO:0020037 - heme binding [Evidence IEA];~go_process: GO:0055114 - oxidation-reduction process [Evidence IEA]), with product MYALILFLSLAVFLLKPLVTYLLNPKGFNKYPPYNPLCAVTNLAWCFETWRGGIRSAKLSQMHKAHPVIRIGPNSLSYGHPDAYADIYGHGTKCVKDAFYQTKTTHFNLGNIIDKAEHTRKRKTLASAFSARKVLGWEGKVANAVRDFVEACDRYCTEPFQGNRIPKPEDLKFEFRAWSNFFTIDAIGDIALSERLGLLAAGNDDVAAETVDGRVYTTNYRDCLHASKIAHTRIAFADKWYHFNSRYLTRLIPSYRTLWKLTDGWDDIVHHHASKRLKRYIAGEKLDDIFQYLLYGKNGQFLNLEWGEIAAETAVILDAGSATTAIALNNVIYWLLRNPSCLARLREEVDDALEAADVVAPYEKVKNLPYLRACLDESLRITPPFSYNLPRRTPSDGAYILGEFVPGDTTVSMSSYVAHRDEEAFPEAEKYIPERWLGEKRKDIQSSFVPFSAGSRGCIGRNISYLEQTVLVASLVYRYEFTLPGPDWEQDRVEVTNLLPGPLPLKVWRREQSV from the coding sequence ATGTACGCCCTTATATTGTTCCTGTCACTCGCCGTCTTCCTCCTGAAACCCCTGGTTACCTACCTACTCAACCCTAAAGGCTTCAACAAATACCCGCCCTATAACCCCCTCTGCGCCGTTACAAACCTCGCCTGGTGCTTCGAAACCTGGCGCGGCGGCATCCGCTCCGCAAAACTGTCGCAAATGCATAAAGCACATCCAGTCATTCGGATCGGCCCCAACTCTCTCTCCTACGGACACCCAGATGCATACGCCGATATCTACGGGCATGGAACGAAGTGCGTGAAAGATGCATTCTaccagacgaagacgacgcaTTTTAACCTGGGCAACATAATTGATAAGGCCGAGCATacgcggaagaggaagacgctAGCTTCGGCGTTTTCAGCGAGGAAAGTACTGGGGTGGGAGGGCAAGGTTGCGAATGCTGTGAGGGACTTTGTTGAAGCTTGTGATCGGTATTGCACGGAGCCATTCCAGGGAAATCGTATACCGAAGCCGGAAGACTTGAAATTCGAATTCCGGGCTTGGTCGAACTTCTTCACGATTGATGCCATTGGAGACATTGCGCTTTCGGAGAGGTTGGGGCTTCTCGCTGCAGGAAATgatgatgttgctgctgagacGGTTGATGGGAGGGTGTATACAACGAACTATCGAGACTGCTTGCATGCGAGTAAGATAGCACATACCAGGATTGCGTTCGCGGACAAATGGTATCATTTTAACAGCCGATACTTGACTCGACTGATACCTTCTTATCGAACGCTCTGGAAACTGACAGACGGTTGGGATGACATTGTTCACCACCACGCGAGCAAGCGATTGAAGCGATATATCGCAGGCGAGAAGCTGGACGACATATTCCAATACCTACTATACGGTAAAAACGGGCAGTTTTTGAATCTCGAGTGGGGGGAGATTGCGGCTGAGACCGCAGTGATACTCGATGCTGGGTCAGCCACGACGGCAATTGCGTTGAATAATGTGATATACTGGCTCCTTCGGAACCCGAGCTGTCTTGCGCGTCTCCGAGAAGAAGTCGATGATGCGCTCGAGGCAGCGGATGTAGTCGCCCCATACGAAAAGGTCAAGAACCTCCCATACCTCCGAGCCTGTCTTGACGAAAGCCTCCGCATAACACCGCCATTCAGCTATAACCTACCCCGCCGCACTCCCTCAGACGGAGCATATATCCTTGGCGAGTTCGTCCCTGGAGACACTACTGTATCAATGTCCTCATACGTCGCACACCGAGACGAGGAAGCATTCCCGGAAGCTGAAAAGTACATTCCTGAGAGGTGGCTCGGTGAGAAACGCAAGGATATCCAGTCCAGTTTCGTCCCATTTAGTGCTGGCTCAAGAGGTTGCATTGGTCGAAATATTAGCTATTTGGAGCAGACTGTCTTGGTGGCGAGCCTTGTGTATCGGTATGAATTTACCCTGCCGGGGCCGGATTGGGAGCAGGATCGAGTTGAGGTGACGAATTTATTGCCAGGACCATTGCCACTGAAGGTTTGGAGAAGGGAGCAATCTGTGTAG